In one window of Sardina pilchardus chromosome 23, fSarPil1.1, whole genome shotgun sequence DNA:
- the lin54 gene encoding protein lin-54 homolog, with amino-acid sequence MDVVPPELNSLLPDEIMDTEAIVTDDDLPAVCPAPPNPLETQDAPVPMETEVPEIVTLCTAAPSIPVQRTQALTTLTSTDSTPSSGTGSTGTQLLLTPSSSSMTLQPTTLTLTAPKPSSPQVTGSLQKLSTPLVLPANHQLILNKVASSPGSEAKPTMLKPDGQKLVLTTTLGKAGQPIVLALPPGAGKAGTILSAGDGKGQPQQFKVVTIGGRTDLKPIGVQAVSTASQLIGTSQTTQQGQLKTLQITKKIPVSTAAPVITKYIITKALNSKGLTSQTSVSPMVTGRVLTQSTPGTPPRTITVAEALSTSGASKVAISPLKSPSKLTVVSVASPSPGSPQKSVAVPLSVALGQQILTMQQSTPTSPAKAGVSLSTQTVKPVQTVSMGGVPPQFKTIVPLATSPNVQQIQVPGSRFHYVRLVTASSGSPTVTGSSPSSVAATLQSAKPMVVNSAAVRMSVPIVSAQTVKQVVPKPLTSATPQVVTSQQQRLIMPATPLQQIQPLPPGTLLASAHGQGNMGYAVLSAPYVTQLQQSTIVTLASNSGFSTPSSVQTQARLPLNGLSATDSTSRPRKPCNCTKSQCLKLYCDCFANGEFCSNCNCTNCFNNLEHESERLKAIKACLDRNPEAFKPKIGKGKEGESDRRHSKGCNCKRSGCLKNYCECYEAKIMCSSICKCVGCKNFEESPERKTLMHLADAAEVRVQQQTAAKTKLSSQISDLLTRTTPTISSGGGKLPYTFVTKEVAEATCDCLMETAEQAELSNQSQAMAERVILEEFGRCLKRIINYAGKAKTDCC; translated from the exons ATGGACGTGGTGCCCCCCGAGCTAAACAGCCTGCTCCCGGACGAGATCATGGACACTGAGGCCATCGTCACTGACGATGACCTCCCTGCTGTCTGCCCTGCTCCGCCCAACCCCCTGGAGACGCAGGACGCTCCTGTTCCTATGGAGACAGAGGTGCCGGAGATAGTGACTCTGTGCACAGCGGCACCTTCTATACCCGTGCAGAGAACTCAGGCCTTGACCACCCTCACTAGCACGGACTCGACCCCCTCCAGTGGGACCGGGAGCACGGGCACCCAGCTCCTCCTCActccctccagctcctccatgaCTCTCCAGCCCACCACCCTCACGCTCACTGCCCCCAAGCCCAGCAGCCCGCAGGTCACAGGGAGCCTGCAGaagctctccactcctctcgtCCTCCCTGCCAACCACCAGCTCATCCTCAACAAGGTGGCGTCCTCTCCCGGCTCGGAGGCCAAGCCAACAATGCTCAAGCCTGACGGCCAGAAACTGGTACTCACCACCACCCTCGGCAAGGCTGGCCAGCCCATTGTTTTGGCACTGCCGCCCGGGGCTGGCAAAGCTGGCACCATATTGAGTGCAGGGGACGGCAAAGGGCAGCCACAACAGTTCAAGGTGGTGACCATCGGGGGCCGTACCGACCTGAAACCAATCGGGGTCCAAGCGGTGAGCACTGCCAGTCAGCTGATAGGCACATCACAGACAACCCAGCAGGGTCAGCTCAAGACGTTACAG ATCACCAAGAAAATCCCAGTCTCTACTGCTGCCCCAGTAATCACAAAATACATCATCACAAAGGCTCTTAACAGCAAAGGCTTGACCAGCCAAACGTCTGTGTCGCCTATGGTTACAG GGCGGGTTCTGACCCAGAGCACCCCAGGCACGCCCCCTCGGACCATCACGGTGGCGGAGGCGCTCAGCACCAGTGGGGCCAGTAAGGTGGCCATCTCGCCCCTCAAGTCTCCAAGCAAG TTGACCGTGGTGTCCGTTGCCTCGCCGTCACCCGGTTCCCCTCAGAAGTCTGTGGCCGTTCCCCTGAGCGTGGCGCTAGGTCAGCAGATCCTCACAATGCAGCAGTCCACCCCCACGTCGCCTGCCAAAGCTGGGGTCAGCCTCTCCACACAG ACGGTGAAGCCAGTCCAGACGGTCTCCATGGGGGGAGTCCCGCCCCAATTCAAGACCATCGTCCCCCTGGCCACCTCTCCCAACGTGCAGCAGATCCAGGTGCCCGGGAGCCGCTTCCATTACGTGCGCCTGGTGACGGCGTCGAGCGGCAGCCCCACGGTCACCGGTAGCAGCCCCAGCAGCGTGGCGGCCACCTTACAGTCAG CCAAGCCCATGGTGGTCAACTCGGCAGCGGTCAGGATGTCTGTTCCCATCGTTTCTGCTCAAACTGTAAAACAG GTCGTGCCCAAACCTCTGACGTCGGCCACCCCCCAGGTGGTGACCAGCCAACAGCAGCGCCTGATCATGCCAGCCACGCCCCTCCAGCAGATACAGCCTCTGCCCCCCGGAACTTTACTCGCCTCCGCCCATGGTCAAGGAAACATGGGATACGCCGTTCTCTCCGCGCCATATGTCACACAG CTTCAGCAGTCAACAATAGTGACACTGGCCAGCAACTCTGGATTTTCCACACCATCCAGTGTACAGACACAAGCAAGATTGCCTCTCAATGG TCTGTCAGCTACAGATTCAACATCAAGACCAAGGAAGCCATGCAATTGTACAAAATCACAATGTCTGAAACT TTATTGCGATTGCTTTGCCAACGGGGAGTTTTGCAGCAACTGTAATTGCACCAACTGCTTTAATAACCTGGAGCATGAGTCAGAGCGATTAAAAGCCATCAAG GCGTGTTTGGACCGGAACCCAGAAGCCTTTAAGCCCAAAATTGGCAAAGGCAAAGAGGGCGAGTCGGACCGCAGGCACAGCAAGGGCTGCAACTGCAAGCGCTCGGGCTGTCTGAAGAACTACTGCGAGTGTTACGAG GCCAAGATCATGTGCTCGTCCATCTGTAAGTGTGTGGGCTGCAAAAACTTTGAGGAGAGTCCTGAGCGGAAGACTCTGATGCACCTGGCCGATGCAGCGGAGGTTCGAGTGCAGCAGCAGACCGCAGCCAAGACCAAGCTCTCGTCACAGATCTCAGACCTGCTAACGCGCACAACTCCAACCATATCCAGTGGAGGGGGGAA GCTTCCCTACACGTTTGTCACGAAGGAAGTTGCAGAAGCAACCTGTGACTGTCTGATGGAGACGGCAGAGCAGGCAGAACTGTCCAATCAGTCGCAGGCTATGGCCGAGCGGGTCATCCTGGAGGAGTTTGGCCGCTGTCTCAAGAGAATCATTAACTATGCCGGCAAAGCCAAGACGGACTGCTGTTAG